One window of the Shewanella khirikhana genome contains the following:
- the secF gene encoding protein translocase subunit SecF, with translation MKNQTLSRIRYLMSGISVLLLLASMLLVGFKGFNLGLDFTGGAYAEVVMAPDTEPRTLEQALTPVMGANLSVVATEPGRFLIRTGEPLDEVSRPAFNQALTSIDADARVLDSDSVSPQVGEELFEQGGLALLVALMCILGYLSLRFEWRLASGALLALLHDVVLVLGVFAVTGMEFNLTVLAAVLAVLGYSLNDSIIIADRMRELMIARPHDKLADINNAAVVQTFSRTMVTSGTTLMTVGALWLLGGPALEGFATAMVIGIVTGTFSSISVGTVLPELLGLTPQALAKPVHESP, from the coding sequence ATGAAAAATCAAACGTTAAGCCGAATTCGGTATCTGATGAGCGGCATCTCTGTGCTGCTGCTTTTAGCCTCTATGCTGCTGGTGGGGTTCAAGGGCTTTAATCTGGGACTCGATTTTACCGGCGGCGCCTATGCCGAAGTGGTGATGGCCCCCGACACCGAGCCCCGTACCCTGGAGCAAGCATTGACCCCAGTGATGGGCGCCAACCTGTCGGTGGTGGCCACCGAGCCTGGGCGATTTTTGATCCGTACCGGCGAGCCGCTGGATGAAGTCTCCCGTCCGGCGTTCAATCAGGCGCTGACATCCATCGATGCCGATGCGCGGGTGCTCGACAGTGACTCAGTTTCGCCGCAGGTGGGCGAGGAGCTGTTTGAGCAGGGCGGGCTTGCGCTGCTGGTGGCGCTGATGTGTATCCTCGGCTATCTGTCGCTGCGCTTTGAGTGGCGTCTTGCCAGTGGCGCCCTGCTGGCGCTGCTGCACGATGTGGTGTTGGTGCTGGGGGTGTTTGCCGTTACCGGAATGGAGTTTAACCTCACTGTGTTGGCGGCGGTGCTGGCGGTGCTGGGTTATTCGCTCAACGACTCCATCATTATTGCCGACAGGATGCGCGAGCTGATGATTGCCCGTCCCCATGACAAGTTGGCTGACATCAATAACGCCGCCGTGGTGCAAACCTTCTCCCGCACCATGGTCACTTCGGGCACCACGCTGATGACGGTCGGTGCCCTGTGGCTGCTGGGAGGCCCGGCGCTGGAGGGGTTTGCCACTGCCATGGTGATAGGCATAGTCACCGGCACCTTCTCGTCGATTTCGGTCGGTACCGTGCTGCCGGAGCTTTTGGGTCTTACGCCCCAGGCGCTGGCCAAGCCGGTGCATGAATCGCCCTGA
- a CDS encoding polysaccharide pyruvyl transferase family protein, whose translation MQSVIDYFAEHQINDFVFIPNPGNAGDSLINAATFQVFDEAGLNYQVRSPRQLYKAICAGHSMDALQLKDKIVVMGGGGAFTSQYRYSATLVQAIHSAARRLILLPCTVEGHQQLLGSLGANVTIFCRERISLAHVQRHCDGPEVLVHHDMAFLLNVPWLLSQPLQGISLRKRIRLYFNRRGMAALRQRSGNEVLNAFRLDVESCGRAIPKDNKDLSQLFSLGSQTRAQNLSSAKSLLSEVNQFERIKTNRLHVGVAAFLLGKRLDFYANSYFKNRAVYELSIAGRDGGRVSFIDSPAKDTAAAETAANGAETGTAA comes from the coding sequence ATGCAGTCTGTTATCGATTATTTTGCCGAACACCAGATAAACGACTTTGTGTTTATTCCCAATCCGGGCAACGCCGGGGATTCGCTTATCAATGCCGCCACCTTTCAGGTATTTGATGAAGCAGGCCTGAACTATCAGGTCAGAAGCCCCCGGCAGTTGTACAAAGCCATTTGTGCCGGACACAGCATGGACGCCCTGCAGCTGAAAGACAAAATCGTGGTAATGGGGGGCGGCGGCGCCTTTACCTCCCAGTACCGTTATTCTGCGACCCTGGTGCAGGCGATCCACTCGGCCGCCAGGCGCTTGATATTACTGCCCTGCACCGTGGAGGGGCATCAGCAGCTCCTTGGCAGCCTGGGGGCCAACGTCACCATTTTCTGCCGCGAGCGCATCAGTCTTGCCCATGTTCAGCGCCATTGTGATGGGCCCGAGGTATTGGTGCACCACGATATGGCATTTTTACTGAATGTACCCTGGCTGCTGTCACAGCCGCTGCAGGGCATCAGTCTGCGAAAGCGGATCCGGCTCTATTTCAACCGCCGTGGCATGGCAGCGCTCAGGCAGCGCAGCGGTAATGAGGTGCTCAATGCCTTCCGTTTGGATGTGGAGTCCTGCGGCCGCGCTATTCCGAAAGACAATAAAGACCTGTCGCAGCTGTTTTCCCTTGGCAGCCAAACCCGGGCGCAAAACCTGTCGTCGGCCAAAAGCTTGCTGTCGGAGGTTAATCAGTTTGAGCGGATTAAAACCAACCGCCTGCATGTGGGAGTGGCCGCTTTTCTGCTGGGTAAGCGCCTCGACTTTTACGCCAATTCTTATTTTAAAAACCGCGCCGTGTATGAGTTGTCTATCGCAGGGCGAGATGGGGGCAGGGTGAGCTTTATCGACTCCCCCGCAAAAGATACAGCCGCTGCTGAAACAGCAGCGAATGGGGCTGAGACCGGCACAGCAGCCTGA
- the secD gene encoding protein translocase subunit SecD yields MITDSILQRGRQKSSARKSLNRNSPWQVLSLLIGLILLALSALPSFFGEDAALVVGKDAWLGPETISEQLGAANIAIKHISRDGDNVLVVLAEPQQQMPARALLLPTAREASAITLSMVPAAPEWLSRLGLSPVKLGLDLRGGVQFLMQVDLQPVYAAQGDALSSAIREQLRAQGSRGVALYKDDASGETPDAIRVAGDEAGLSQLKVWLQRSYPQWHISTKDGALHLRLSDNERQLIRQQTMGENVRIMRGRIGELGITEAVVQRQGDSRILVELPGVQDPVAAKRVLGATASLAFYELSDSPGAQQMPFGEGRIGIARQSVLGGEHIKDARAGSDEMGRPSVNIALDTEGGRRMADFSRTHIGKPMATSYSEYQATEQGTRKDSRIISVATITSQLGNRFSITGLGSHQEAQELAMLLRAGSMTAPVTIKKERTIGPSLGAENIHNGFAALTLGLGATLLFMALWYRRLGWVANVALLANMIMLLGLIALIPGAVLTLPGIAGLVLTVGMAVDTNVLIFERIRDKMKEGRSLALAIDRGFSSAFGTILDANLTTMITALVLYAIGNGPVQGFALTLGLGLVTSMITGIFLSRVIINWVYGRDERKAVRI; encoded by the coding sequence ATGATTACCGATTCTATCCTCCAGCGTGGGCGGCAAAAGTCGTCTGCGCGTAAAAGCCTTAACCGTAATTCCCCCTGGCAGGTGCTCAGCCTGCTTATTGGACTGATTTTACTGGCATTGTCGGCCTTGCCGAGCTTCTTTGGTGAAGATGCCGCGCTGGTGGTGGGCAAAGATGCCTGGCTTGGGCCAGAGACCATCAGTGAGCAGCTTGGCGCTGCCAATATTGCCATTAAGCACATCAGCCGCGACGGCGATAATGTGCTGGTGGTGCTTGCCGAGCCGCAGCAGCAAATGCCGGCCCGAGCGCTGTTGTTGCCAACAGCCAGAGAAGCCTCAGCCATTACCCTGTCTATGGTGCCTGCCGCGCCCGAGTGGCTCAGTCGGCTCGGGCTTTCGCCGGTAAAACTCGGGCTGGATTTGCGAGGCGGGGTGCAGTTTTTGATGCAGGTGGATCTGCAACCTGTGTATGCCGCCCAGGGTGATGCCTTGTCGTCGGCTATCCGTGAACAGCTGCGTGCTCAAGGCAGCCGCGGCGTTGCGCTTTACAAAGACGATGCCAGCGGCGAGACGCCTGACGCCATCCGCGTTGCAGGCGATGAAGCTGGCTTGTCGCAGCTTAAAGTTTGGCTGCAACGCAGCTATCCACAGTGGCATATCAGCACCAAAGACGGTGCGCTGCATTTGCGCCTGTCCGATAACGAACGTCAGCTTATCCGCCAGCAAACCATGGGTGAAAACGTGCGCATTATGCGTGGCCGCATTGGTGAGCTTGGGATCACTGAAGCCGTGGTGCAGCGACAGGGCGACAGCCGCATTCTGGTGGAGCTGCCCGGAGTGCAGGATCCGGTTGCCGCCAAGCGGGTGCTGGGGGCAACTGCAAGCCTGGCCTTCTATGAGCTCAGCGACAGCCCCGGCGCGCAGCAAATGCCCTTCGGCGAAGGGCGTATCGGCATTGCCCGTCAAAGCGTGCTTGGGGGCGAGCATATTAAGGATGCCCGCGCTGGCAGCGATGAAATGGGACGCCCTTCAGTGAATATTGCGCTGGATACCGAAGGCGGCCGCCGGATGGCGGATTTTTCCCGTACGCACATTGGCAAGCCCATGGCCACCAGTTACAGCGAGTATCAGGCCACAGAGCAGGGCACCCGCAAGGACAGCCGGATTATTTCGGTGGCTACCATCACCAGTCAGCTGGGGAATCGCTTTTCTATCACAGGGCTTGGCAGCCATCAGGAAGCGCAGGAGCTGGCCATGTTGCTGCGGGCTGGCTCAATGACGGCGCCGGTGACCATCAAAAAAGAGCGCACCATAGGCCCAAGCCTGGGGGCGGAAAACATTCACAATGGCTTTGCAGCACTCACTCTGGGGCTGGGAGCCACCTTGCTGTTTATGGCGCTGTGGTACAGACGTCTTGGCTGGGTGGCCAATGTGGCGCTGCTGGCCAATATGATCATGTTGCTTGGGCTGATTGCCCTTATCCCCGGCGCTGTGCTCACCCTGCCGGGCATCGCCGGCTTGGTGCTCACCGTCGGTATGGCTGTCGATACCAACGTACTGATATTTGAGCGTATCCGCGACAAGATGAAAGAAGGGCGCAGCCTGGCGCTTGCCATCGACCGCGGCTTTTCCTCTGCCTTTGGCACCATCCTCGATGCCAACCTCACCACCATGATCACCGCGTTGGTGCTGTATGCCATAGGTAATGGTCCGGTGCAGGGCTTTGCCCTGACCCTGGGTCTGGGATTGGTGACTTCCATGATCACCGGCATCTTCTTATCCCGGGTGATTATCAATTGGGTATATGGCCGCGATGAGCGCAAGGCAGTGAGGATTTAA